One Triticum dicoccoides isolate Atlit2015 ecotype Zavitan chromosome 5B, WEW_v2.0, whole genome shotgun sequence genomic window carries:
- the LOC119311791 gene encoding pentatricopeptide repeat-containing protein At3g22670, mitochondrial-like, with protein MQRCCRVIVSQPPVLRPHQGNRAASWFCTAGFELPEWFRNPKKDGDSFDDDDHDEFVLPIRSNPVEERIHGGSSKPLSIRPEAASHEDAEFEADFDEASRILTSCFASPEAIVIAMDCCPVRVSDRMVDKILRRFGSDWVAAFGFFMWAGAQEGYCHSADSYNSMVDILGKFKQFDLMWGLITQMDEIGGLVSLATMTKVMRRLAGASRWTDAIDAFNKMDRFGVVKDTTAMNVLLDTLCKERSVKRARGAFQELRGSVPPDESSFNTLVHGWCKARMMNEARDTMKEMEEHGFKPSVITYTSLIEAYCMEKDFQTAYAILNEMRSKGCPPNVITYTIVMHALGKDGRTQEALDIFDKVRCDGCAPDASFYNSLIYILSRAGRLEDANSIVDKMSSTGVPPTVATFNTLISAACDHSQAENALKMLVRMEEQSCKPDIKTYTPLLKLCCKRQWIKVLRFLICHMFRKDITPDFSTYTLLVTWLCRNGKPAQSCLFLEEMVLKGFTPKKETFDLVTEKLDKANLHSAKKKIQLLTLRAAAVKHTGSPYLNKDGAAGQHSDILSSAYGYEP; from the coding sequence ATGCAGCGATGCTGCCGGGTCATTGTGTCGCAGCCGCCTGTGCTCCGGCCACATCAAGGGAACCGCGCCGCGTCATGGTTCTGCACTGCAGGCTTCGAGCTGCCTGAATGGTTCAGGAACCCAAAGAAGGACGGGGACTCCTTTGATGATGATGACCATGACGAATTTGTGCTCCCGATCAGGTCCAATCCCGTGGAGGAACGTATCCATGGAGGCAGCTCCAAGCCTCTGTCGATCCGCCCCGAGGCTGCTTCCCACGAGGACGCCGAGTTCGAGGCTGATTTCGACGAAGCCAGCAGGATCCTGACCTCTTGCTTTGCGTCTCCGGAGGCCATCGTGATAGCCATGGACTGCTGCCCTGTCAGGGTATCAGACCGCATGGTCGACAAGATCCTAAGGAGGTTTGGCAGCGATTGGGTGGCTGCGTTCGGGTTCTTTATGTGGGCCGGTGCTCAGGAAGGCTACTGCCACTCTGCTGATTCATACAACTCGATGGTTGACATACTAGGAAAGTTCAAGCAGTTTGATTTGATGTGGGGCTTGATCACTCAGATGGATGAGATTGGTGGTTTGGTGTCGCTGGCAACGATGACAAAGGTGATGAGGAGGCTCGCTGGGGCCAGCCGGTGGACCGATGCCATAGATGCCTTCAACAAAATGGACCGGTTTGGTGTTGTGAAAGACACCACAGCTATGAATGTGCTCCTAGACACGCTGTGCAAGGAGAGGAGCGTGAAGCGTGCGAGAGGTGCGTTCCAAGAGTTGAGGGGATCGGTACCTCCCGACGAGAGTAGTTTCAACACGTTGGTCCATGGGTGGTGCAAGGCGAGGATGATGAACGAAGCCCGTGATACGATGAAGGAGATGGAGGAACATGGCTTCAAGCCTTCAGTGATAACTTACACCAGCCTGATAGAAGCATACTGCATGGAGAAAGATTTTCAGACGGCTTACGCCATCCTAAACGAGATGCGTTCGAAAGGATGCCCTCCAAATGTTATCACATACACGATCGTGATGCACGCTCTAGGGAAGGATGGAAGAACGCAAGAAGCTTTGGATATATTTGACAAGGTGAGGTGCGATGGTTGTGCCCCAGACGCTTCCTTCTACAACTCTCTCATCTACATACTCAGCAGAGCAGGGAGACTGGAGGATGCAAACTCCATCGTCGATAAGATGTCCAGCACTGGAGTTCCCCCCACTGTTGCTACCTTCAACACCCTAATTTCTGCTGCCTGTGACCACTCCCAGGCAGAGAATGCCCTGAAGATGCTGGTTAGGATGGAGGAGCAGTCATGCAAGCCTGACATCAAGACGTACACCCCATTGCTGAAGCTGTGCTGCAAAAGGCAATGGATAAAGGTACTTCGGTTCCTCATATGCCACATGTTTAGAAAGGACATCACTCCTGATTTCAGCACCTATACCTTGTTGGTAACCTGGCTGTGCCGAAACGGGAAGCCCGCCCAGTCTTGCCTGTTTTTGGAGGAGATGGTGCTGAAGGGTTTTACGCCGAAGAAAGAAACGTTTGATCTTGTGACAGAGAAGCTTGATAAGGCGAATCTCCATTCAGCAAAGAAAAAGATTCAACTTCTCACCCTGCGGGCAGCTGCTGTGAAGCACACTGGTTCCCCTTATTTGAACAAGGATGGTGCTGCTGGACAGCATAGTGACATACTGTCAAGCGCTTATGGCTACGAACCTTAG